The nucleotide sequence CATGGGCCAGAACCGCTCCGGGGCGAAGGGGGCCGATGTCGTTTTTCGCGTGCCGGTCGGAACGCAAGTCCTGGACGAGACCAAGGAACACATCGTCGCCGACTTGACCGAACCCGGCCAGCGGATCGTGCTCGCCAAAGGCGGCGACGGCGGCTTCGGCAACGCCCACTACAAATCATCGACCAACCGCGCGCCGCGCAAGTCGACCCCGGGCTGGCCGGGCGAGGAACGCTGGCTGTGGCTGCGGCTGAAGCTGATCGCCGACATCGGCCTGATCGGCCTGCCCAACGCCGGCAAATCGACCTTGCTCGCGGCGCTGACCCGCGCGCGGCCCAAGATCGCGGCCTATCCGTTCACCACGCTGCACCCCAATCTCGGCGTCGCCTCGGCCGACGGGGACGAATTGATCCTCGCCGACGTGCCCGGCCTGATCGAGGGCGCGCACCAGGGCGCCGGCCTCGGCACGCGCTTTCTCGGTCATGTGGAACGCTGCCCGGCGCTGCTGCACCTGGTCGACGGCACCCAGGGCGACGTGGCAGAAGCCTGGCGCACGGTGCGGCGCGAACTGAAGGCGTACGGCGCCGGGCTCGCGCGGAAGCCCAAGATCGTCGCCCTCAACAAGTGTGACGCGCTGACGCCCGAAGCGATCGCCGAAAAGCGCTTGGCGCTGGCCAAGGCCCGTTTCGGCAACAAGGCCAAGGCGAGACTGAACGAGGTTGCCGTCATTTCCGGCGTCGCCGGCACCGGGCTCAAGGAATTGACTCGGCGCTTGCGCGATCTCGCGCGCGCGAAACGCAAGCGCCGGATGAAAACATCTTCGGGTCGCGCCGGGCCCAAGGCGCGCCGGGCGGCGGAGATCGAAGTCCGATGAGCGAAAGCGAAACACATAAACCACCGCCGGCGACGCCGCTGGAAGCGGGCCGCCGCGTGGTGATCAAGGTCGGCTCGACCCTGCTGGTTGACCCCGAACGCGGCACCGTCTATCGGCGCTGGCTCGAGGCGCTGGCCGAAGACGTCGCCCGTCTGCGCGGGCGCGGCCAGGAGGTGCTGATCGTGTCCTCGGGCGCGGTCGCGGTCGGAAGGCGCCATCTCGCCTTTCCCGACGGCGATCTCACACTGACGGAAAAGCAGGCGGCGGCCTCGGTCGGCATGGTTCACCTCGCGCATGCCTATCACGAAACCCTCGCCCGCCACGGCCTTGCGGTCGCGCAGGTGCTGTTGACCCTCGACGACACGGAAAACCGGCGGCGTTACCTCAACGGGCGCAACACGCTCAACGAAATTCTCCGCCTCGGCGCGGTACCGCTGATCAACGAAAACGACACGGTGGCGACCGACGAAATCCGCTTCGGCGACAACGACCGGTTGGCGGCGCGGGTGGCGGCGATGGTCAGTGCCGATATTCTTGTGCTGCTCTCCGACATCGACGGCCTCTACGACCGCGACCCGCGCCGCTACGACAACGCGCGCTTCGTTCCCGAGGTGCGCTCGATCGGTCCCGAGATCGAGGCGATGGCCGGGCGCCCCGGTTCGGCCTACGGCTCGGGCGGCATGGTGACCAAGCTTGCCGCCGCGCGCATCGCCACCGCCGCCGGTTGCCGCATGGTGATCGCCGCCGGGCACGTGCTGGCGCCTCTGAAGGCGATCGAAACCGGCGCGCGCTGCACCTGGTTCGTGTCCGATTCCACCCCGCGCGCGGCACGCAAGCGTTGGATCGCGGGCGCGCTCAAGCCCTCGGGTACGGTCACCGTGGACGATGGCGCGCTCAAGGCCCTCGAATCGGGCAAGAGCCTGCTGCCGGCGGGCGTCATCCGCGTCGACGGCGATTTCCAGCGCGGCGACGCGGTGCGGGTGCTCGATCCGACGGGAGGCGAGATCGCGCGCGGCCTCGCGGCCTATGCCGCCGACGAATCGCGCCGCATCGCCGGCCATAAAAGCGGTGAAATCGAATCGATTCTCGGCTACCGTGGACGGGACGAGATGATTCATCGCGACGATCTGGTTGTGACCAAGGCCGGGGGCGAGCCGGGAGAAACGCCATGACACCCCCCGTGATCGAGTGTGCGCCCGACGGCCCGTATCTGGTCAAGAATCTCGACCGGCTCGTGAACGCGCGCGGGGAAAGACTCGCGACCAAGCCGGTCACCGCGTTGTGCCGTTGCGGGCGCTCATCGACCAAGCCTTATTGCGACGGCACCCATAAAAAAGCGGGTTTCTCGAGCGCGCGAGATGCGGGCGTCGGCGCGCCGCGCGCGAGTTACACGGGCCGGCGGTTGACGATTCACGACGACCGCGAAATTTGCGCGCACGCGGGATACTGCACCGAGGGCTTGCGGACGGTCTTCGTGTCCGGGCGGGAACCGTGGATCGATCCCGACGGCGCGGCCGTGGAACGCGTCATCGCCGTCATCGAACAATGCCCTTCGGGCGCGCTCAGCTACAGCCTCGATGGGGTCGAGCATCGGGATCAGGCGCGCGAGCCGTCGATTGCCGTGACCGAGAATGGCCCTTACGCCGTTGTTGGCGGCGCGCGGCTGGTCGGGGCCGACGTCAAGCGCGGTGCTTCGACGGAACACTTCACGCTCTGTCGTTGCGGCGCCTCCAAGAACAAGCCGTTCTGCGACGGTAGTCACTGGGACATCGGCTTCAAGGATGACGCGGGCTAACTCATGACCGCCCGTTCCGCCCGCAAGACGCCCGCCCGTAGCGGCAAGGCGTCCATCGCGCTCTTGATGGAGGGGATCGGCCGTGCCGCGCGCGCCGCCGCCGCTCAACTGGCGGAAACGCCGGCCGCGACCAAGACCGCCGCGCTCAACGCCGCCGCCGAGGCCCTGATCGCCGCGCGCGCCGATATTCTCGCCGCCAACGCCCGCGATTTCGACGCTGCCCGTCGCGGGGGCATGTCCAAGGCCATGTTGGATCGGCTGATGCTCGACGACGGTCGTATCGATGCCATGGCCAAGGGCATCGCCGAGGTGGCGGCGCTGCCCGATCCGGTCGGCGAGGTGATCGCCGACTGGACGCGGCCCAACGGCCTCAGGATCCAGCGGGTGCGCGTGCCGATCGGCGTGATCGGCGTCATCTTCGAATCGCGGCCCAACGTCGCCGCCGACGCGGGCGCGCTCTGCCTGAAGGCGGGCAACGCCTGCATCCTGCGCGGCGGCTCCGACAGCCTGCAATCGGTCGGCGCCATCGTCGCGGCCCTGCGCCGCGGGCTTGCCCGGGCCAAGGTGCCGGAAGCGGCGATCCAGATGGTCCCCGTCGCCGACCGCGCCGCCGTCGGCAAGATGCTGACCATGACCGAGTTCATCGACGTGATCGTGCCGCGCGGCGGCAAATCGCTGATCGAGCGGGTGACGGCGGAAAGCCGCGTGCCGCTGTTCAAGCACCTGGAAGGGCTCTGCCATACCTATGTCGACGGCGCCGCCGATCCGGCCAAGGCACGCGCCATCGTGCTCAACGCCAAGATGCGTCGTACCGGCATTTGCGGCGCGACCGAAACCCTGCTGGTGGACCGCGCGAAGTTCCGGGAACTTCTGCCGCCGATCCTTGGTGACCTGATCGCGGCCGGCTGCGAGGTACGGGGCGACGCCGATGCGCGTGCCCTCGATCCGCGCGTCAAGCCGGCGACGGAAAAGGATTGGGACACGGAATATCTCGACGCGATCATTTCGGTCCGGGTGGTGGACGGGGTCGCGGGGGCGATCGAACACATTCGCGCGCACGGCTCGAACCACACGGACGCCATCGTCACCGAGGACGCGGCGACGGCCGAAACCTTCCTCAAGAAAGTGGATAGCGCCATCGTGCTGGTCAACGCCTCGACCCAGTTCGCCGATGGCGGCGAATTCGGCATGGGCGCGGAAATCGGCATTTCGACCGACAAGCTGCACGCGCGCGGGCCGGTCGGGGTCGAGCAGTTGACCAGCTTCAAGTACGTGGTGCGCGGCACCGGGCAATGCCGGGCGTGAACGCCGGGTTGCGGGCGAAGAGAGCGGCCGCGCCGGGGCCCAAAAAAAACACGTCCAAACCCGCTCGCCGCCGGGCCGAGCGGATCGGCCTGCTCGGCGGCTCGTTCAATCCCGCCCACGAGGGCCACCTCCACATCAGCCGCCAGGCGCTCGCCAGGCTGCGCCTCGACGAGGTTTGGTGGCTGGTGTCGCCGCAAAACCCGCTCAAGCCCGCGCGCGGCATGACGCCGCTAGAGGCCCGGATCCGGGTCGCGCGCGACATCGCCCGCCATCCCCGCATCCGCGTCAGCGCCATCGAGGCCGAACTCGGCACCGTCTATACCGCCGAAACCCTGAAACGCCTGGTCGCGCGATTCCCAAAGATCCGATTCGTGTGGCTGATGGGCGCCGACAACCTGATCCAAATTTCCCGCTGGCGCGACTGGCGTTCGATTTTCACCACCGTGCCGGTTGCGGTTTTTGCGCGGCCCGCTTATTCTCTACGAGCGCTGGCCTCCGTGGCCGCCCGGCGGTTCGCCAAGGCGCGAATCTCGGGAACGGCGGCTGGCGCCTTGGCGGACATGCGCCCGCCGGCCTGGGCATTCCTTCGCATTCGGCTCAGCGCCGCGTCCGCCACCGCAATCCGCGCGCGCGGCCCGGTCGAAAGCCCGGGCGCGACCGAAGCATGGAGACGACGCCCATCACGCGACGGATAGCAAAACAACTTCCACCGACGAGCCGCAGCCTGCTCAAACTGGTGGAAAAATCCCTGGACGACGACAAGGCCGAGGACGTCGTCGTTATTCCCCTCGTCGGCAAGTCCGATATCGCCGATTTCATGGTGGTGGCGACCGGGACCTCCCAGCGCCATCTCGCCACCCTCGCGCAGCACCTGCGCGAACGGGTCAAGGCGAAGCTCGCCCGCGACACCCGGATCGAGGGCGAGGGCCCGCACGATTGGGTGCTGGTCGATCTCGGCGACGTGATCGTTCACCTGTTTCGCGGCGAAACCCGCGCCTTCTATGCACTCGAAAAGCTTTGGCTCGACGCGCCGACCAAAGCGCGCGCGCGGGCGGTCTGAGGGCGCGTTGCGTTTCACCATCGCCGCTGTCGGGCGAAGCGGAAGCGGGCGAGGCAAGGGCGCGGAAGCGCGCTCCTTGTTCGAGGCTTACGCCGGCCGTCTCGCTTCTTCGCTCGTGCTCAAATATTGCGAGGAAAAACGAAAGCTTCTGCCCGCGGAACGCAAGCGCAGGGAAGCCGAACTGCTGCTCAAGCTCGTGCCCAAGGGGGCGCTGGTGGTGGCGCTCGACGAAAAGGGCAAGGCTTTTGCCAGCGCTGACTTCGCCCGCCTGCTCGGGACTTGGCGCGGCCGGGGCGAACGGCATATCTGTTTCCTGGTCGGCGGGGCCGACGGCCTCGACGATTCGGTCCTGAAAGGGGCGGGGCTGGTGCTCTCGCTCGGCCCCATGACCTGGCCGCACCTGCTGGTTCCGGCCCTGCTCGCGGAGCAGCTCTACCGTGCCGAAAGCATCCTTGCCGGACATCCCTATCATCGGGAATAAAGTAATATAGCCTTGTTGCGATCATGACCCCGAAGCCGCCCAACCCGGCTCCCGCCCGCCCGCGCCCGGTGGTGCTGTGCGTCCTCGACGGCTGGGGCGAGCGCGAACCGGCCGCGGACAACGCCATCGCGCTGGCGAGGACGCCGAACTGGGATCGCTACCTGCGCGAATGCCCGCACGCGCGGCTGGAGGCTTCCGCCCTCGACGTCGGCCTGCCCGAAGGCCAGATGGGCAATTCCGAGGTTGGGCACATGAATCTGGGCGCGGGCCGGGTCGTCATGCAGGAACTGCCGCGCATCGGCCGGGCGATCGCGACCGGCGAACTCGCGCGCAACCCGCGCCTGCTCGATTTCGTCGCCGCGCTCAAGAAAAGCGGCGGCACTTGCCATCTGATGGGGCTGCTTTCCCCGGGCGGC is from Rhodospirillales bacterium and encodes:
- the obgE gene encoding GTPase ObgE, whose translation is MKFLDEAKIFVKSGDGGPGCVGFRREKFIEFGGPDGGDGGRGGDVIVECATGLNTLIDFRYQQHFKAARGGHGMGQNRSGAKGADVVFRVPVGTQVLDETKEHIVADLTEPGQRIVLAKGGDGGFGNAHYKSSTNRAPRKSTPGWPGEERWLWLRLKLIADIGLIGLPNAGKSTLLAALTRARPKIAAYPFTTLHPNLGVASADGDELILADVPGLIEGAHQGAGLGTRFLGHVERCPALLHLVDGTQGDVAEAWRTVRRELKAYGAGLARKPKIVALNKCDALTPEAIAEKRLALAKARFGNKAKARLNEVAVISGVAGTGLKELTRRLRDLARAKRKRRMKTSSGRAGPKARRAAEIEVR
- a CDS encoding glutamate 5-kinase, which codes for MSESETHKPPPATPLEAGRRVVIKVGSTLLVDPERGTVYRRWLEALAEDVARLRGRGQEVLIVSSGAVAVGRRHLAFPDGDLTLTEKQAAASVGMVHLAHAYHETLARHGLAVAQVLLTLDDTENRRRYLNGRNTLNEILRLGAVPLINENDTVATDEIRFGDNDRLAARVAAMVSADILVLLSDIDGLYDRDPRRYDNARFVPEVRSIGPEIEAMAGRPGSAYGSGGMVTKLAAARIATAAGCRMVIAAGHVLAPLKAIETGARCTWFVSDSTPRAARKRWIAGALKPSGTVTVDDGALKALESGKSLLPAGVIRVDGDFQRGDAVRVLDPTGGEIARGLAAYAADESRRIAGHKSGEIESILGYRGRDEMIHRDDLVVTKAGGEPGETP
- a CDS encoding glutamate-5-semialdehyde dehydrogenase, yielding MTARSARKTPARSGKASIALLMEGIGRAARAAAAQLAETPAATKTAALNAAAEALIAARADILAANARDFDAARRGGMSKAMLDRLMLDDGRIDAMAKGIAEVAALPDPVGEVIADWTRPNGLRIQRVRVPIGVIGVIFESRPNVAADAGALCLKAGNACILRGGSDSLQSVGAIVAALRRGLARAKVPEAAIQMVPVADRAAVGKMLTMTEFIDVIVPRGGKSLIERVTAESRVPLFKHLEGLCHTYVDGAADPAKARAIVLNAKMRRTGICGATETLLVDRAKFRELLPPILGDLIAAGCEVRGDADARALDPRVKPATEKDWDTEYLDAIISVRVVDGVAGAIEHIRAHGSNHTDAIVTEDAATAETFLKKVDSAIVLVNASTQFADGGEFGMGAEIGISTDKLHARGPVGVEQLTSFKYVVRGTGQCRA
- a CDS encoding nicotinate-nucleotide adenylyltransferase codes for the protein MPGVNAGLRAKRAAAPGPKKNTSKPARRRAERIGLLGGSFNPAHEGHLHISRQALARLRLDEVWWLVSPQNPLKPARGMTPLEARIRVARDIARHPRIRVSAIEAELGTVYTAETLKRLVARFPKIRFVWLMGADNLIQISRWRDWRSIFTTVPVAVFARPAYSLRALASVAARRFAKARISGTAAGALADMRPPAWAFLRIRLSAASATAIRARGPVESPGATEAWRRRPSRDG
- the rsfS gene encoding ribosome silencing factor produces the protein METTPITRRIAKQLPPTSRSLLKLVEKSLDDDKAEDVVVIPLVGKSDIADFMVVATGTSQRHLATLAQHLRERVKAKLARDTRIEGEGPHDWVLVDLGDVIVHLFRGETRAFYALEKLWLDAPTKARARAV
- a CDS encoding 23S rRNA (pseudouridine(1915)-N(3))-methyltransferase RlmH, with the translated sequence MRFTIAAVGRSGSGRGKGAEARSLFEAYAGRLASSLVLKYCEEKRKLLPAERKRREAELLLKLVPKGALVVALDEKGKAFASADFARLLGTWRGRGERHICFLVGGADGLDDSVLKGAGLVLSLGPMTWPHLLVPALLAEQLYRAESILAGHPYHRE
- a CDS encoding 2,3-bisphosphoglycerate-independent phosphoglycerate mutase (catalyzes the interconversion of 2-phosphoglycerate and 3-phosphoglycerate), producing the protein MTPKPPNPAPARPRPVVLCVLDGWGEREPAADNAIALARTPNWDRYLRECPHARLEASALDVGLPEGQMGNSEVGHMNLGAGRVVMQELPRIGRAIATGELARNPRLLDFVAALKKSGGTCHLMGLLSPGGVHSHQDHMAALAHIVANAGVPVAVHAFLDGRDTPPKSALQYLAGFEAATRNASGARIATVIGRYFAMDRDKRWERVAQAFASLVDGRGERAGSPRAAVEAAYARGET